GGACGTGATATTAATATGAATCAAGTGAATAAAgagtttcatttatattttttctttggtcAATAACCCCAGGTccaagatgtatttatttttaatgaaataaaaactcaatAGCATAAAATTATGTGTTAGTTCTTTGAGGCGTTCTCAGTTGTTAACTGACTAAAGACTTTACTTATTTGATGtctaatattcatttattatatgTTACTTATAACTGTGGTTAcgtgtgtgtggggtgtgagtgtgtgtgcacacgtatgcatacatacacatggtCTATACTGAAAATATCAGACTCTGCCTTGTGGAGGAAGTTGATCCAATCAAGCTGAACTGAGAGTTTCTTGAGACAAAGCATATGCTTTAGAATCAGATACTTGGAGAATTCCCaggtaatccagtggttaggattccatgcttccaatgtcATGGGCATGACTTtggtccctgggcagggaagtttAGAGTGGCAAggtccaaaagaaaaaagaaaaaaaaaaaattgaacttaaCTAGAATCAGATCCTTGGAGTCAAATAGCTGATATTGAATCCCAGCTCCTAAATTTCATCAGTTGTGTGACCTCGGGTAAATTACTTAAAGTTTTTAACTGCCCATATTTTTTGTCTGTAAATGTGGATAGTGAATTATTTGcagagtcattggaaagactagaaGTAAGTAGTGCAAAGTGCCAGGTACAGGCTGGATCCAAAGAATTGTCTGACCACTTACCTCCatcatttttgtctttctgaatCACTCTAGGTCTTCGTTTTGTTTCTTCTTGGAAGTGGTACCCTGCTGCTGTGACCCTAGGGGTCCTTTGTCTGGGATTACTGGTGACTGTTATATTGTTGATACTGCAATGTAAGTGCTGAGGcagggaaagaagggagaaaaaaaataagggcTTATAAACACGGTTTATTGGTTAGTTTCATAGTAACTATAAACCACCTTGATTTAGATACATTTGAGGCAGACTGTTTTTAGGAGTGAATGGGAAGATGAATGAGTTTATTGTGTTCTTCCCTCAAATAGATTGAGGCATGGGGTGAAGATTATGGATATTaggtttttgtttgattttgtttccaGAACTTCATAGATAGAGTCCATTTAAATCCCAGAATAATGAGGAGGGAAATAATTTGAAGTTACTAACCCATAAGATCACCTGAGGGACCCATAAAAagacatttcatttagtttacatTGAGTTTTAATACAAGTGGTTAAATACCAATTTAAAGTTAACTCAGAAACACAGTCTTcataaatacaatatttaaaatataacagtcTTCGGATTTACAATATGGCCATTTAGGAAAGAGGGGAtgtcaagaggaaaagaaatgaaaaggtgaaagtgaacaagaaggggaaaaaatggctaTGATCATACATCTCATCCACCTATGTATTTAGGTTATAGCTTTGAGCTATTTTGGCTCTCTAGAATCCTAGAATCCAAGTTATGAAGGCCTTTGAAGTGCTAATTTGTTCCTCAATTGGTGTTTAAGGTCGCAAACCACTTAGTTTTTCAATCTATAAACACTTTGGACCTGTAAATCCTTTCCTAATGATGTGGGAGAAGAGCCCTTGACTCAGTGGTGGTCATTGGAAGAGTCTTCCTCTGAGGTTCTGACCACTTTTTAACAGGGTCAAGTATGGGTTTCAAGCCAAAGGGTCTACTTTGTACTGAACCATCAGACTTATAGAATTGAGACATTGGACCCTTAACATTTGTTGCCTGCTTGATTTCACAACCTTCCTTTCATTTTCACcctttctaaaaacaaacaaaaaaaacaagctAAAATTGAAAAACTGTTTTCATATTCTTGCGAAAGCAGCTTAAAATAATCCCATGGGAGAGTTTCTCAAAAACAGGGTGAGTGTCACAGTTTTTATGTAAAATCAGGAAGTGTGGAAGGGTGGAGAGAGGGCAATTAAGACACAGAATTTAGACAGAGTAACTCATTAATGACAAGTGCTACTAATAGTCACTGAGTATGATTGGTGTCTGACTGTTTTAGATTATCTGCATTTTACTTATGCCACTGATGAGTGACTTAACCTGTGACTTCTTTTAACTTGTGTGTAACTCTCAGTAACAAGTAaattcctgtttgtttgtttgtattttaccACAAGTATCTGAGACTTTCTCcaacattaatatatatatatatatatatagcagaaaTATCAAATAACTTCCAAATCCATAATTTGAGTAAAGTTGGGTTGCTTTGTTGTCAAAACAGATGGCTTGATTCTGTTCTTTGATTTCACCAAAATCCAGTGGAGGCATTTTTTTATTGGGAATTGGAATTGGAATCTAAATTTAGTTCTAATTTAGTATCCCAGGTGTCTGATCTCCTAAAGCAACAGCAAGCAAACATTACTCACCAGGAAAATATCCTCGAGGGACAGATTTTAGCGCAGCGCCAATCAGAAAAATCTTCCCAGGAGTCACAGAAGGAACTCAAAGAAATGATAGAAACCCTTGCCCACAAGCTGGATGAGAAATCCAAGAAACTAATGGAACTTCATCGCCAGAACCTGAATCTTCAGGAAGTTCTGAAAGAGGCAGCAAACTATTCAGGTATGAGGGCGAGAGGGGGTCAAGAGAGACAGTAGAAGCTTATGTGTAAATCTTAACCTTTCTGTTGAAGTGTCCCAAGGACAATATTGGTGTATGGATGCATCtatcatttttcattcttcaGATTCTACATTAGAGGCCCTCTATTTTTGTCATCCTTGCTCtggagagtgaagttgctcagtcgtgtccgactgtttgtgatcccatggactgtagcccaccaggctcctctgtccatggaattttccaggcaagagtactggagtgggttgccacttccttctccaggggatcttccagatccaggaattgaacccaggtctcctgcatttcaggcagatgctttaccctctgagccaccagggaagcccccatcccaTGTCATCCTCACTCTATCACATGTCCAATTCTTGAGATTATCTGATTCAATCAACCACACTTTCTGGTGGGTTTAAGCTTTCCTTCCTCACAAgagccttctctttctttctaagattttaattttgagatTTTCTGGCAGAATCCTCCCACTTCTTTGTACAGGTTCTCATCTCTTTCCATTCCAGTGTATCATAATCACTGATTTCTTTTCCCAAGTGGTCTCCTTTGTCCTGGGGATTCCTAGCTCTTCATCAGCTTTATTCTATGGGACTGTTTCTTAAAGCATACAACTACGTCAACATTAGTTGAGTCAATAGAGGTGAGCTGGCTTGTAAGTGTTAAGTAGATACTTCAAATCAGATAAAAATGTGAGGGACCCAGGAAGTCAGTGCATATGAGAAGAACTGAGTTGATCTCAGTCGACGAAGTGAACTAAGAATCTAGGAGGCAGGTAGAAATAGTAGCATCTATAACAAGGAGAGGATAATGTGAACTCTGATAATACAGAACTGATCCATACGTACTATTTAGTTTTTCAACAGTGTGTAATTAAATCAGGTATGTGCTTTTAGTCATAGGGAGCATTAGAAAGTGCGAAATGGAGTTACTTTTGGTAGTACCTTGCTTTCTTGGTGGGGCGCCTGAGAATCTTATTCTTGACAATAGCACCTAACTGCCACTTAATAAACAGAGATTTCTCTAGCTTCTTGCTTGTACAGCTCATGGTCTCAACCATGTAAGTTTGTTGACTAAAGATTACATAGTAACAGTTTACAGATACCCATGCATTAATTTTGTAGATCAAAAAGTTGAAACACAGGTAAGTTTAATGATAAGTAGGTTCATGTAAACTTTTGCAGTTTACAAATACCTTCagtatgtatgtgctcagttatgcccaactcttggcgaccctatgggctttaacccaccagggtcctctgttcatggatttctccaggcaagaacactggaatgagtagccatttcctcctccaggagatcgtcccaacccaggaattaaacccatatctcctgcattggcaggcaggtggattctttaccactgtgctacttgGGAGGCCCTCAgtatgtacagttcagttcagctcagtcgctcagtcatgtccgactctttgcgaccccatgaatcgcagcacgccaggcctccctgtccatcaccaactcccggagtccacccaaacccatgtccattgagtcagtaatgccatccagccatctcatcctctgtcgtccccttctcctcctgcccctaatccttcccagcattagggtcttttccaatgagtcaactctttgcatgaggtggccaaagtattggagtttcagcttcaacatcagttctttcaatgaacaccaggactgatttcctttaggatggacgggttggatctccttgcagtccaagggactctcaagagtcttctccaacaccacagttcaaaagcatcaattctttggcactcagctttcttcacagtccaactctcacatccgtagataacctctggaaaaaccatagccttgactagatggacctttgttggcaaagtaatgtctctgcttttgaatatgctgtctaggttggtcataactttccttccaaggagcaagtgtctttcaatttcatggctgcaatcaccatctgcagtgattttggagcccagaaaaataaagtctgacactgtttccactgtttccccatctatttcccatgaagtgatgggaccagatgctctgatcttagttttttgaatgttgagctttaagccaactttttcactctcctctttcacttccatcaagaggctttttagctcctctttactttctaccataagggtggtgtcatctgcatatctgaggttattgatatttctcccagcaatcttgattccagcttgtgcttcttccaccagggttatttaaatttccaaaataagCAGAAATTTTTAGACAAGCTGATTTTTTTAAGCAAGTGTCAATTGTATATTGAACCTCTTTAAGGAAAGAACAGCTGAGGAAATACAAccatcttaaataaggcttaaaGGAAGGAACCTAATATATCAAGGACAGGGATGTTTATATAAGCAGACATAGCTACATATCAAAAATGGTTTATTTCACAGGTGGGGCCATAAACTAGTCTTGTTTTTATCAGTCATATGGGATTAAAATTATGTCAGGACTATTCAGAACCATCTTCCAGTGGTGCCAAGTTTAGAGAACTAATCAAAAACACTAGATGATGTGTCTTTTGCTGGCAGACATGCTTTTCATCAAGCAGCTTTGCGAAGATTctcaaaagcaacaacaaaatactatGCAGAAAAATATGCCAGTTTTCTCAAGTTTGAGATAAGTTTTATCTTTCTTACTGACAAGTCTGTGATTCTCCATAAAAGTATGAAGAGGGCGAGATGCTGAGAAATTCACATATGTAGTTTGCTTGAGGTCAGCCAGCTAGAAAGATGCAGTGCCTTCCAAGTAACAGATATTTTAGGACTGGAATTAGTGGTGGTTCTCAACTTTTAGTGTACATAATTGTCACCCAAGTAGCCTGTTAAAAGTGGCAAGTTCCAGATTTTCCTTGAAACACTGTATCAACATGTCTTGATAGGCACCAAGAAGTATTTCCTCAATCCATTCAAACTCAGGAGCTTGAGAGGCAATGTGAtataatgggggcttcccaggtggctcagtgtgtaaaaaatccacctgcaatacaggggtAGCTGGAGTCGCAGttgtatccctgggttgggaagatcccctggaggaggatgtggcaatccactccagtattcttgcctggagaatcccatggacagaggagcctggtgggacgcaaagcgtcagacactactgaaatgactgaacacacacgcatGGGATATACTGATAAAACACACAGATGCTGGATTTAGACTGCCTACGTTCAAATTCtcattttctctgtctttcaaatgaagaaaatgaatgaacttaTACATActgttgttatgaggattaaatgagccaaTACATAAAAATTACTGCCAACCATTAATGGCACCTAGCAGTTTTtgtgtttgttaaataaaaaataattaaagaaatacaGGTGGTTTGAATACATTATGAGAttcatctttttcactttttcatgacTTGGAAAACCTACCTAGACTTTTCTTTTAGTTCAAGAAAGCCAGTATTCTCTTTCCTTCAACATAGTAAGACAGGACTATGCAAACTGAGAAGAATCTTGCACTCTTTGCTTTCAGCCCCGTGTTCTGTATGTCCTCTTTCATTCACTTTCTCCTTTCGTAGTTCAGTGCCCTTCTATTTTGTCCTCTCTGATAAAGCCTGTTCTTACAAAACTATCGGATGATTTTATGTCACAAAGTGAAATTGAAATGTTGCCTTTCTCAGGGATTTGAGTTTTGTATTTTTGGTCACAGCATAGAACAAAGGGCTTTGTTCCCTAGTAGAGAGGTTCCAAGTATTACTAACACACAGAagagatggtgatgatggtaatgaagaaaggaagaaaggggaagggTGAGAGGGAGAAAAAGGTGAGGGGAAGtgagaggaagagggaaaggaggagaaggaactGGGGAGTGTTTAAAATATCTGTAAACACATagacaggtttccctggtggcccagacagtaaagagtctgcttgcaatgcaggagacctgggttcgatccctgggtcgggaagttcccctggagaaggaaatggcagcctactccagtattcttgcttagaaaatcccatggacagaccagcctggcaggctacagcccatgcagtcacaaagggtcagacatgactgagcgactaacacacgcagacacacagacactgtCATGTTTTTGCCTGTCTCCTAAGCCCCAAGGTTTTTGGACTTCCTGGGAATTTTGCTGCTGAAAACTCTCTACCTACTAAAATCTTGTTGAAATGAAGATGCCCACTTTGCCTCCATATACTTTCTCCCTAAAGCAGCTCTGTCCAAAAGAAAATACAGGGGATACCACACATGCAACATTAAAGCTTCTATTATTCtataaaatattacagaaaaactttttggccaccccaaTAGGAGccacataaaaaatgaaaaagaaagagatgaaattaattttagtgacatattttatttcattcaatatACTTGAAATATTATCGCAAAACTAATCAGTATAAATATTATTCATgcaatattttacattctttttttatactaaattttcaaaattaggtGTATTTTATACACACTGCAAATCTCAATGCAGATGAGCCACGACTCAAGTACTCAAAAGCCACATAGGGCTACCTATCCAGAGGTAAGAATTATAGGATCTAAGCCTAACTTTGTTATTCAAAGagctaaagttttaaaatatataagcacaTCTTTTAGTAACAGAATAGCTACTAAATATTCATCCCCTCTCATTTTCATAGTTccaaacataattaaaaaaaatagatcagTATCTAATATTACATCCCAGCTCAAGCCTtgctttttaatttagttttctaaaatcagaatgcatattttttcctccaaaaaaaaaaaaaaagagaaataaagactctAGGCTATTTAGGAATTTGCAGAGTCTGGGTGTAATTCTGACTAAGAAGAGATGGCATGCATGTGGGAGTCCTGAGAGGTGAACTGAGTTAAGAATTGTAGAAATATTAATATCTTTTCTCAGGCACAACTCACTGATTAGATATACTGTATTTCCAAGGTCCTTGTCCCCAAGACTGGCTCTGGCATGAAGAAAACTGTTACCAATTTTCCTCTGGCTCTTTTAATTGGGAAAAAAGCCAGGAGAACTGCTTGTCTTTGGACGCCCACTTGCTGAAGATTAATAGCACAGATGAACTGGTGAGTGTAATGGATGTGTGGGATGTGTCGGGCTGGATTATTGGGTCATAGGTAAGCAGATCTGGTTTAGACCCTCAGTAGAGGAGTGCTTGCTTAAGAATCAGAATACGTACATGATTTCTAGCCTTGTGTGGCCACTGGATATGTGCGTGACCTTGGATGGACAGGTTACTAAGTATTTCTAGGCTCCACTAGACTTCGCTGTCAAGCCATGGAGAGGATGTCAAAGTTCTCTTTGAGTTCTTTAGTTTCGTGAATCTAATCTAAAAAGTCCACATCCACTCATTCATTAACACAGAAAT
This region of Ovis canadensis isolate MfBH-ARS-UI-01 breed Bighorn chromosome 3, ARS-UI_OviCan_v2, whole genome shotgun sequence genomic DNA includes:
- the OLR1 gene encoding oxidized low-density lipoprotein receptor 1 isoform X2; its protein translation is MTVDDHKSMRDQLDQKPNGETAKGLRFVSSWKWYPAAVTLGVLCLGLLVTVILLILQLSQVSDLLKQQQANITHQENILEGQILAQRQSEKSSQESQKELKEMIETLAHKLDEKSKKLMELHRQNLNLQEVLKEAANYSGPCPQDWLWHEENCYQFSSGSFNWEKSQENCLSLDAHLLKINSTDELEFIQQMIAHSNFPFWTGLSMRKPSYLWLWEDGTPLMPHLFRIQGAVSHMYPSGTCAYIQRRTVFAENCILTAFSICQKKANILRAQ
- the OLR1 gene encoding oxidized low-density lipoprotein receptor 1 isoform X1, with protein sequence MTVDDHKSMRDQLDQKPNGETAKGTRGLRFVSSWKWYPAAVTLGVLCLGLLVTVILLILQLSQVSDLLKQQQANITHQENILEGQILAQRQSEKSSQESQKELKEMIETLAHKLDEKSKKLMELHRQNLNLQEVLKEAANYSGPCPQDWLWHEENCYQFSSGSFNWEKSQENCLSLDAHLLKINSTDELEFIQQMIAHSNFPFWTGLSMRKPSYLWLWEDGTPLMPHLFRIQGAVSHMYPSGTCAYIQRRTVFAENCILTAFSICQKKANILRAQ